A stretch of the Staphylococcus sp. NRL 16/872 genome encodes the following:
- a CDS encoding thermonuclease family protein: MKSKKSLSIIVLAVIIVGVLAFQFINHTGPFKNSGSHTSSTTELKDKEKVHIERVVDGDTFVAKNNNGKEIKIRLIGVDTPETVKPNTPVQPYGKEASNYSKNHLTGKDVYLEYDKEKEDRYGRTLAYVWLDKDTMFNEELVKQGLAREKYFAPNGKYRSTFEKDEAEAKKNKVNLWS, from the coding sequence ATGAAATCAAAAAAATCACTCAGTATAATAGTATTAGCCGTGATTATTGTTGGAGTATTGGCATTCCAATTTATTAATCACACAGGACCGTTTAAAAATAGTGGAAGCCATACTTCATCAACTACAGAATTAAAAGATAAAGAAAAAGTGCATATTGAGCGTGTTGTCGATGGAGATACATTTGTAGCTAAAAATAATAACGGTAAAGAAATAAAAATAAGATTAATTGGTGTGGATACGCCTGAAACCGTTAAACCGAACACACCTGTGCAACCCTATGGAAAAGAAGCATCAAATTATAGTAAAAATCATTTAACAGGTAAGGATGTCTATTTAGAGTACGATAAAGAAAAAGAAGATCGCTATGGACGTACTTTAGCATATGTATGGTTAGATAAAGACACAATGTTTAATGAAGAGTTAGTAAAACAAGGCTTAGCACGTGAAAAGTACTTCGCGCCTAACGGTAAATATAGAAGCACCTTTGAAAAGGATGAAGCGGAAGCTAAAAAGAATAAAGTTAACCTTTGGAGCTAA
- a CDS encoding LapA family protein: protein MNERSENLVTIIAVVVAIIVGVILQIVYKLPIIVSVVVAVLLGVLVGFIVYIIQSYLNKRNNK, encoded by the coding sequence ATGAACGAACGTAGTGAAAATTTAGTAACAATAATAGCTGTTGTAGTAGCCATCATTGTTGGCGTTATTCTTCAGATTGTTTATAAACTTCCAATCATTGTATCTGTGGTTGTAGCCGTATTATTAGGCGTTTTAGTAGGTTTTATAGTTTATATTATTCAATCATACTTAAACAAACGTAATAACAAATAA